From one Gallionella capsiferriformans ES-2 genomic stretch:
- a CDS encoding type IV pilus assembly protein FimV, translating into MQLRKLGCALLVMLASTSASALSLGEGQILNRIGEPFSARVALIGEYSPDVSFSQVKGTECRASIIGSSPNGCESLYEAKLNFTVKRQSDGQYYLKVSGGRSDELFYHILIKTTSNAGGAVYNSFEFLPEFGVSPDVPPTADVDAGLSRGQYGIVGGKVIETGIQAVEVVKPVKLVKAEPLKVKSPAKPLSDVVVKAIPASPKPVENRLQIKKLGEYADDIHALQKENGEIEAQIILLEKHIGLLKEVIRLKSQAGAAPVSAVPAVVQVTAPVSANVPGMLTWILLAVVGVLAAAIVWMFMKMKQLNLSPRGAPDRQEAISPATLSEIKSLDLTGAFIKPKW; encoded by the coding sequence ATGCAACTGAGAAAATTGGGCTGTGCGTTATTAGTTATGCTGGCATCGACGTCAGCGTCAGCCCTGTCGCTGGGCGAAGGGCAGATTTTGAATCGCATCGGCGAACCGTTTTCTGCCCGTGTTGCGCTGATCGGCGAATATAGCCCCGACGTTAGTTTTTCACAGGTGAAGGGGACGGAATGCCGTGCCTCAATTATCGGCAGCAGTCCAAATGGCTGCGAGTCGTTATATGAAGCGAAGCTGAATTTTACAGTCAAGCGGCAGTCTGACGGGCAGTATTATCTGAAGGTCAGCGGGGGGCGTAGCGATGAGTTGTTTTATCATATTTTGATCAAGACGACATCGAATGCCGGCGGCGCTGTTTACAACAGCTTTGAATTTTTGCCTGAATTTGGTGTAAGTCCGGATGTGCCGCCTACTGCGGATGTCGATGCGGGGTTGTCGCGCGGTCAGTATGGCATTGTCGGCGGAAAAGTCATTGAGACGGGCATTCAAGCGGTTGAAGTGGTAAAACCCGTTAAGCTCGTTAAGGCTGAACCGCTCAAAGTCAAATCGCCAGCTAAACCGCTGTCTGATGTAGTCGTTAAGGCAATCCCTGCTTCACCCAAGCCGGTTGAGAATCGCCTGCAAATCAAAAAGCTGGGCGAATACGCGGACGATATTCATGCGCTGCAAAAGGAAAACGGTGAAATCGAGGCGCAAATTATTTTGCTTGAAAAGCATATCGGCTTGTTAAAAGAGGTCATCCGCTTGAAGAGTCAGGCGGGCGCAGCGCCGGTGAGTGCGGTTCCTGCCGTTGTGCAGGTTACAGCGCCGGTATCTGCCAATGTGCCCGGTATGCTCACCTGGATACTGCTGGCTGTGGTCGGTGTGCTTGCGGCCGCGATCGTCTGGATGTTCATGAAAATGAAACAGTTGAATCTCAGTCCGAGGGGAGCTCCTGACCGGCAAGAGGCGATTTCTCCTGCTACGCTCAGTGAAATAAAGTCGCTGGATTTAACGGGCGCATTTATTAAGCCTAAGTGGTGA
- a CDS encoding prephenate dehydrogenase, which translates to MKYNKVVIFGVGLIGGSFALALRRAGVVGEVVGFGRSQATLEQARQLGIIDRIGQDVAADVSDADLVLLATPVGQMAALMAQIAPHLGVYTRVTDGGSTKGDVVAAAYANMGDRASQFVPAHPIAGAEQSGAAAAKADLYIGKKVVLTPLPENSPEAIARVRHAWELCGAVVSSLTAQQHDEVFAAVSHLPHLLSFALVHDLAQRDNRDQLLSFAASGFRDFTRIAASSPEMWRDICIANRDALLGELASYMQELDVIHQALAAGDANQLQEIFSLAREVRGNWTQQ; encoded by the coding sequence ATGAAATACAACAAGGTGGTGATTTTTGGGGTTGGACTGATCGGCGGCTCGTTTGCGCTGGCGTTGCGGCGCGCAGGTGTCGTGGGCGAGGTGGTCGGTTTCGGGCGTAGTCAGGCAACTCTTGAGCAGGCTCGCCAGTTGGGTATTATCGACCGGATCGGGCAGGACGTTGCAGCTGACGTGTCTGATGCGGATTTGGTGCTGCTGGCAACGCCAGTCGGACAAATGGCGGCATTGATGGCGCAGATTGCGCCGCATCTGGGGGTTTATACGCGGGTCACCGATGGCGGCAGCACCAAAGGCGACGTGGTCGCGGCAGCTTATGCAAATATGGGTGATAGGGCCTCGCAGTTTGTTCCCGCGCATCCGATTGCGGGTGCTGAACAAAGCGGTGCTGCGGCGGCAAAGGCCGATTTATATATCGGAAAAAAAGTCGTTCTGACTCCGCTCCCTGAAAATTCTCCGGAAGCGATCGCCCGCGTGCGTCATGCATGGGAATTGTGCGGTGCCGTGGTGAGCAGTCTGACGGCGCAGCAACACGACGAGGTGTTCGCGGCGGTGAGTCATCTGCCGCATCTGCTGTCGTTTGCGCTGGTGCACGATCTGGCGCAACGCGACAACCGCGACCAGTTGTTATCTTTTGCGGCCAGCGGTTTTCGTGACTTTACCCGTATCGCGGCCAGTTCTCCTGAAATGTGGCGCGACATCTGCATTGCCAATCGAGATGCGCTGCTGGGTGAACTGGCTAGCTATATGCAGGAGTTGGATGTCATTCATCAGGCGCTGGCAGCAGGGGATGCGAATCAACTGCAGGAAATTTTTAGCCTCGCTCGCGAAGTGCGCGGTAACTGGACGCAGCAATAA
- a CDS encoding bifunctional 3-phosphoshikimate 1-carboxyvinyltransferase/cytidylate kinase produces MNPSEFINLPPLLSARGSVRLPGSKSISNRVLLLAALSGGTTIVRDLLRSDDTDRMLEGLQTLGVTVESLGNNAYKVTGCGGDFPVKNAELFLGNAGTAFRPLTAALALSGGSYTLSGVARMHERPIGDLVDALRGLGADIAYLANDGFPPLQIKPATLSGAASVSVRGDVSSQFLTALLMALPLLGRTVTVEVIGELISKPYIEITLAMMARFGIVVLRDGWKSFTVAAGSRYVAPGEIYVEGDASSASYFLAAGAIGGGPVRVEGVGRGSIQGDVRFAGELAKMGAQIEMGDNWIEARAPVNGKLQAIDLDCNHIPDAAMTLAVAALFANGTTTLRNIASWRVKETDRIHAMATELRKVGALVEEGADYIRITGLSSEELGVSENRSAASILNPQSSILNPAAGIDTYDDHRMAMCFSLAAFGNAIRINDPRCVAKTFPDYFTEFAKVTQSVPVIAIDGPSASGKGTVAQRVANELGFHYLDSGALYRLLATAAMRDGVALDDEVALAGLASRMDIVFKGEQIWLDGAPVGDELRGEACAAGASKVAALHQVRAALLAKQRDFRKAPGLVTDGRDMGSVVFPDATLKIFLTASAQIRAERRYKQLKEKGMDAKIADLLQDIRARDERDTQRSAAPLQQYPDASLLDTTTLDVDQAVKFVLNGYQCKAP; encoded by the coding sequence ATGAACCCTAGCGAATTTATTAATCTTCCTCCTTTGTTGTCAGCCCGTGGTAGCGTGCGCCTGCCGGGTTCAAAGAGTATTTCCAACCGTGTCTTGTTGCTCGCAGCGCTATCGGGTGGCACCACGATTGTGCGCGACTTGTTGCGTTCGGACGACACGGATCGGATGCTGGAAGGTTTGCAGACGCTGGGCGTAACGGTTGAATCGCTGGGCAATAACGCCTATAAAGTGACCGGTTGCGGGGGAGACTTTCCGGTTAAAAACGCTGAGTTGTTTCTGGGGAATGCCGGTACGGCGTTTCGTCCGCTGACCGCAGCACTTGCACTCTCGGGCGGCAGTTACACTTTGTCAGGGGTCGCGCGTATGCATGAACGCCCGATCGGTGATCTGGTGGATGCGCTGCGCGGCTTGGGTGCTGACATCGCCTATCTGGCTAATGACGGTTTTCCACCGTTGCAGATTAAACCCGCAACGCTTTCTGGTGCGGCAAGCGTATCAGTGCGCGGGGATGTGTCGAGTCAGTTTTTGACGGCGCTGCTGATGGCGCTGCCATTGTTAGGCCGAACGGTGACGGTTGAAGTGATCGGCGAATTGATCTCGAAACCCTACATTGAAATTACACTGGCGATGATGGCGCGCTTTGGCATTGTGGTGCTGCGCGACGGCTGGAAAAGTTTTACCGTTGCGGCCGGCAGTCGCTATGTCGCGCCCGGCGAGATCTATGTGGAAGGGGACGCCTCGAGTGCTTCCTATTTTCTGGCTGCCGGTGCGATCGGCGGCGGGCCGGTACGCGTGGAAGGCGTTGGTCGCGGCAGTATTCAGGGCGATGTGCGTTTTGCCGGTGAATTGGCGAAGATGGGCGCGCAAATTGAAATGGGGGATAACTGGATCGAGGCGCGTGCACCGGTTAACGGCAAGTTGCAGGCGATTGATCTTGACTGCAATCATATTCCCGATGCGGCGATGACGCTGGCGGTGGCCGCCTTGTTTGCCAACGGCACGACGACGTTGCGCAATATCGCCAGCTGGCGTGTGAAAGAAACGGACCGCATTCATGCGATGGCAACCGAGCTGCGCAAAGTGGGCGCGCTGGTCGAAGAGGGCGCGGACTACATCAGAATTACAGGATTGAGCAGCGAGGAGCTAGGAGTGAGTGAAAACCGCAGTGCTGCTTCAATCCTCAATCCTCAATCCTCGATTCTCAATCCTGCCGCAGGCATAGATACTTATGACGATCACCGCATGGCGATGTGTTTTTCGCTGGCGGCATTTGGTAATGCGATACGGATCAACGATCCTCGCTGTGTCGCCAAGACCTTTCCGGATTATTTCACGGAGTTTGCTAAGGTTACGCAGAGCGTCCCTGTGATTGCCATCGACGGACCTTCCGCCTCAGGCAAGGGGACGGTCGCGCAGCGTGTTGCAAACGAACTCGGCTTTCATTATCTCGATAGTGGTGCGCTGTACCGTTTGCTTGCAACCGCGGCCATGCGTGACGGCGTGGCGCTCGACGATGAAGTCGCGCTGGCCGGGTTGGCATCCCGCATGGACATTGTTTTTAAGGGTGAGCAAATCTGGCTCGACGGCGCGCCGGTAGGTGATGAGTTGCGTGGCGAAGCCTGTGCGGCGGGTGCGTCTAAAGTGGCCGCATTGCATCAGGTTCGCGCTGCACTACTTGCCAAGCAGCGTGATTTCAGGAAAGCGCCGGGGCTGGTGACCGATGGTCGCGACATGGGCTCGGTGGTGTTTCCGGATGCGACACTCAAAATATTTTTGACGGCTTCCGCCCAGATTCGTGCCGAAAGACGTTATAAGCAGTTGAAAGAGAAAGGGATGGATGCTAAAATCGCGGATCTCTTGCAGGATATAAGGGCGCGCGACGAACGCGATACGCAGCGTAGTGCGGCTCCCCTGCAACAGTACCCGGACGCCAGTCTGCTCGATACCACGACGCTTGATGTTGATCAGGCGGTTAAGTTTGTGCTGAATGGTTACCAATGCAAGGCCCCTTAG
- the rpsA gene encoding 30S ribosomal protein S1, whose product MNATADAAMNPDSFAAMFEESLTRKEMRAGELITAQVVRIDHNVVVVNAGLKSESWIPVEEFLNDKGEMEVAAGDFVTVAIESLENGYGETKLSREKAKRLAAWHDLEIAMEEGKIVEGFVSGKVKGGLTAMVNGIRAFLPGSLVDIRPVKDTTPYENKTMEFKVIKLDRRRNNVVVSRRAVLEATMGADRESVMENLKEGAIVKGVVKNITDYGAFVDLGGIDGLLHITDLAWRRVKHPSEVLTVGDEIEAKILKFDQEKNRVSLGIKQMGDDPWNGLARRYPQGTRLFGKVTNLTDYGSFVEIEQGIEGLVHVSEMDWTNKNVHPSKVVQVGDEVEVMILEIDEQRRRISLGMKQCHSNPWDDFAINHKKGDKVRGQIKSITDFGVFIGLDGDIDGLVHLSDLSWSQPGEEMVRNFKKGDEVEAVVLAIDVERERISLGIKQMEGDPFGGFAATNEKGAIVNGVVKSVDAKGAVVTLPGDVEAYLKASEVSVDRVEDIRTHLKEGDTVKAMIISVDRKNRGISLSVKALSKAEDSAAMQKLSADSSANAGTTNLGALLKAKMSGKTEA is encoded by the coding sequence ATGAACGCAACCGCAGACGCAGCAATGAACCCCGATAGTTTCGCCGCAATGTTTGAAGAAAGTTTGACGCGCAAAGAAATGCGCGCAGGCGAACTGATTACCGCACAAGTTGTGCGTATTGACCACAACGTTGTGGTTGTAAACGCAGGCCTTAAGTCCGAGAGCTGGATTCCTGTTGAGGAATTCCTGAACGACAAGGGCGAAATGGAAGTGGCTGCCGGTGACTTCGTTACCGTTGCAATCGAATCACTGGAAAACGGCTACGGCGAAACAAAGCTGTCACGCGAAAAAGCGAAGCGTCTGGCTGCATGGCACGATCTTGAGATCGCCATGGAAGAAGGCAAGATCGTTGAAGGCTTCGTCAGCGGTAAGGTTAAGGGCGGTCTCACCGCTATGGTTAACGGCATCCGCGCGTTCCTGCCGGGCTCGCTGGTTGACATCCGTCCGGTCAAGGATACGACACCGTACGAAAACAAGACCATGGAATTCAAGGTTATCAAGCTGGATCGTCGCCGCAACAACGTGGTGGTTTCCCGCCGCGCTGTGCTGGAAGCAACGATGGGCGCTGACCGTGAATCCGTGATGGAAAATCTGAAAGAAGGCGCAATCGTTAAGGGCGTGGTTAAGAATATCACGGACTACGGCGCATTCGTTGATCTGGGTGGTATCGATGGTCTGTTGCATATCACCGATCTGGCATGGCGTCGTGTTAAGCATCCTTCAGAAGTCTTGACGGTTGGCGATGAAATCGAAGCGAAGATCCTGAAATTCGATCAAGAAAAGAATCGCGTTTCATTGGGTATCAAGCAAATGGGCGACGATCCATGGAATGGTCTGGCACGTCGCTACCCTCAAGGTACGCGTCTGTTCGGTAAGGTGACTAACCTGACCGACTACGGTTCATTCGTTGAAATCGAACAAGGTATCGAAGGTCTGGTACACGTTTCCGAAATGGATTGGACGAACAAGAACGTTCATCCTTCTAAGGTCGTTCAAGTTGGCGACGAAGTTGAAGTGATGATCCTGGAAATCGACGAACAGCGTCGTCGTATCTCTTTAGGCATGAAGCAATGTCATTCAAATCCTTGGGATGATTTCGCGATCAACCACAAGAAGGGTGACAAAGTTCGCGGCCAGATCAAGTCGATCACTGACTTCGGCGTGTTTATCGGTCTGGATGGCGACATCGACGGTCTGGTACATCTGTCTGATTTGTCATGGTCTCAGCCTGGCGAAGAAATGGTACGCAACTTCAAGAAGGGTGATGAAGTTGAAGCCGTTGTTCTGGCGATCGATGTTGAGCGTGAGCGCATTTCCTTGGGCATCAAGCAAATGGAAGGTGATCCATTCGGCGGTTTCGCAGCGACCAATGAAAAGGGTGCTATCGTTAACGGCGTGGTTAAATCCGTTGATGCTAAGGGTGCTGTTGTGACATTGCCTGGCGATGTTGAAGCTTACCTGAAGGCCTCTGAAGTTTCAGTTGACCGTGTTGAAGACATCCGCACACATCTGAAAGAAGGCGATACCGTTAAGGCGATGATCATCAGCGTTGACCGCAAGAATCGTGGAATCAGTTTGTCGGTTAAGGCGTTGAGCAAGGCAGAAGATTCAGCTGCAATGCAAAAACTGTCAGCTGACAGCAGCGCTAATGCCGGTACAACCAATCTCGGCGCGTTGCTCAAAGCCAAGATGAGTGGCAAGACTGAAGCCTAA
- a CDS encoding integration host factor subunit beta yields MTRSDLIARLAELHPQLLAKDAEMAVKVILDALSSTLSRGGRVEIRGFGSFGLNYRPPRQGRNPKTGDKVGVPAKYVPHFKAGKDLRERVGKA; encoded by the coding sequence ATGACTCGTTCTGATTTGATCGCAAGGCTTGCCGAACTGCATCCGCAGCTGTTAGCCAAGGATGCCGAGATGGCCGTTAAAGTGATACTCGATGCACTGTCCTCTACGCTGTCGCGTGGCGGGCGTGTTGAGATTCGCGGCTTCGGCAGCTTCGGTCTGAACTACCGGCCGCCGCGTCAGGGGAGAAATCCCAAGACAGGCGATAAGGTAGGGGTGCCGGCTAAGTATGTGCCGCACTTTAAGGCAGGTAAGGATCTTAGAGAGCGTGTAGGCAAAGCCTGA
- a CDS encoding LapA family protein — MRYISWLFQIFLFMVLLGFALKNSQPVTLHYFFGYLWQSTLVIVLLLFFAVGAALGILATLGIWFRQRRELLRLKREISDLKKLNSSSL, encoded by the coding sequence ATGCGTTATATAAGCTGGCTTTTTCAGATTTTTTTATTCATGGTTCTGCTGGGATTTGCGCTTAAGAACAGTCAGCCGGTGACCCTGCATTATTTTTTTGGCTATCTGTGGCAGTCAACGCTGGTCATCGTATTGTTGTTGTTTTTTGCGGTAGGCGCGGCGTTGGGCATACTCGCGACGCTGGGTATCTGGTTTCGTCAGCGGCGAGAACTTTTACGGCTGAAGCGCGAGATCAGCGATTTGAAAAAATTGAATAGTAGTTCGTTGTAA
- the lapB gene encoding lipopolysaccharide assembly protein LapB → MEFEPWMLLIFPLFFGMGWWAARLDIKDLLSESTALPESYFQGLNFLLNEQQDKAIESFIEVVKIDPHTVELHFALGSLFRRRGEVDRALRMHHNLVDRADLDDDKRQQAVFELAQDYLKAGILDRAERLFGELKKTSYAKPALEFLLELFQKEHDWLKAITAAQQLSVVSGTSYSKLSAFFYCELANDEITAGNLTAARDHLRLALEVCPVSVRATIMLGDMVSAEGHVEQAIAIWQGIESQDAQYLQLVAERLLNAYATIDREAEGIRVLREYLTKYHSIDMLNVVFDGMLKYETAASAYQLVRDELERNPTLLGLDKLLEARLLEVPLDRRADVEMIKDLVHKRTRNLAMYHCGHCGFKARKFYWHCPACQAWDSYAPRRDEESGKPL, encoded by the coding sequence ATGGAATTTGAACCGTGGATGCTGCTCATTTTCCCGCTGTTTTTTGGCATGGGATGGTGGGCGGCGCGTCTGGATATTAAGGACCTGCTCTCCGAGTCAACGGCGCTGCCGGAATCGTATTTTCAGGGCTTGAATTTTCTGCTCAACGAGCAGCAGGATAAGGCCATTGAGTCCTTTATCGAAGTGGTCAAAATCGATCCGCACACGGTTGAATTGCACTTCGCGCTAGGTAGTCTGTTCCGCCGTCGCGGTGAAGTCGATCGCGCCTTGCGGATGCATCACAATCTGGTTGACCGCGCCGATCTGGATGACGACAAGCGCCAGCAGGCTGTGTTTGAACTCGCGCAGGATTATCTTAAGGCCGGAATACTGGACCGCGCTGAACGTCTGTTCGGCGAACTGAAAAAGACTTCCTATGCAAAACCTGCGCTGGAATTTTTGCTTGAGCTTTTTCAGAAGGAGCACGACTGGCTCAAAGCGATTACGGCAGCTCAACAATTGTCCGTCGTGTCCGGTACTTCCTACAGCAAACTATCGGCTTTCTTTTATTGCGAGCTGGCAAACGATGAAATTACAGCCGGCAATCTGACCGCTGCGCGCGACCATTTGCGGCTGGCCCTTGAGGTGTGTCCTGTCAGCGTGCGGGCAACGATCATGCTGGGCGATATGGTCAGTGCAGAGGGGCATGTGGAACAGGCCATTGCGATCTGGCAGGGAATCGAGTCGCAGGACGCGCAGTATCTGCAACTGGTCGCCGAACGGCTGCTAAACGCCTACGCCACGATTGATCGCGAAGCCGAGGGCATACGTGTCTTGCGCGAGTATCTGACTAAATACCATTCTATCGATATGCTGAATGTGGTCTTCGATGGCATGCTCAAGTATGAAACGGCAGCGTCGGCTTATCAATTAGTGCGCGATGAGCTGGAGCGTAACCCGACCCTGTTGGGGCTCGATAAACTGCTGGAGGCGCGCTTGCTGGAAGTGCCGCTGGATCGACGTGCTGACGTCGAGATGATCAAGGATCTGGTGCATAAACGCACCCGAAATCTGGCGATGTACCATTGCGGTCATTGCGGTTTTAAAGCCAGAAAATTTTATTGGCATTGCCCGGCCTGTCAGGCTTGGGATAGTTATGCGCCTAGGCGCGATGAGGAAAGTGGTAAACCGTTATGA
- the pyrF gene encoding orotidine-5'-phosphate decarboxylase — MSDPKIIVALDYPGAAPALALAHRLSPELCRLKVGKELFTATGPALLEKLMKSGFEIFLDLKFHDIPNTTAQACKAAASLGVWMINVHALGGRKMLEAAQLAVSTCAQPPKLIAVTLLTSMNQQDISDLGINATPGEMVLRLAKLAQDSGLDGVVCSAMETALLRRHCGSKFSLVTPGIRPLEASLDDQSRVMTPEEALMAGSSYLVIGRPITRAVDPLQALLDINSQIRGL, encoded by the coding sequence ATGAGCGATCCAAAAATTATTGTAGCCCTGGATTATCCGGGCGCGGCACCGGCCCTGGCACTGGCGCACCGTTTGTCCCCTGAATTATGCCGGCTTAAGGTCGGTAAAGAGCTATTTACCGCAACAGGCCCCGCGCTGCTTGAGAAATTGATGAAAAGCGGGTTCGAGATATTTCTCGATCTGAAATTTCACGATATTCCGAACACGACGGCGCAGGCGTGTAAGGCGGCGGCCTCTCTGGGTGTCTGGATGATCAATGTGCATGCGTTAGGAGGGCGAAAAATGCTGGAGGCGGCGCAGCTTGCCGTATCGACCTGTGCTCAGCCGCCAAAACTGATTGCCGTCACGCTGTTGACCAGCATGAATCAGCAGGATATCAGCGATCTTGGCATCAATGCGACACCGGGCGAAATGGTGTTGAGACTGGCCAAGCTGGCTCAGGATTCGGGCTTGGACGGGGTGGTGTGTTCCGCCATGGAAACGGCGCTGCTGCGGCGTCACTGCGGCAGTAAATTTTCGCTGGTGACCCCGGGCATACGTCCGCTGGAGGCGAGTTTGGACGATCAGTCGCGTGTGATGACGCCGGAAGAGGCGTTGATGGCGGGATCCAGCTATCTGGTCATCGGGCGTCCTATTACGCGTGCGGTTGATCCATTGCAGGCACTGCTCGATATTAACAGTCAGATCAGAGGGCTGTGA
- the rfaE1 gene encoding D-glycero-beta-D-manno-heptose-7-phosphate kinase: MSALPVFAGCRILVVGDVMLDRYWFGDVHRISPEAPVPVLKVNRVDERPGGAANVARNIAALGAEATLLSVVGNDEAGLCLEKLLGQHGNLTALLHRDPSVSTIIKLRAIAQQQQLLRIDFETPPSHEVLNAALEDYRVQLPLADVVILSDYGKGGLAHIAQMIQMARDAGKPVLVDPKGEDYARYQGATLLTPNRSEFRQVAGGWRDEAELNVKAQSLRANLQLDALLVTRSEDGMSLYRADDVQHEPTHTREVFDVSGAGDTVIATLAVMLAAGADLPDAMRIANRAAGIVVGKLGTAVVSREEIVKDMEG, from the coding sequence ATGAGCGCGCTGCCCGTATTTGCAGGTTGTCGCATTCTGGTGGTAGGCGATGTGATGCTCGATCGCTACTGGTTCGGGGATGTGCATCGCATCTCGCCCGAGGCGCCGGTGCCGGTGCTGAAAGTCAATCGTGTCGATGAACGTCCTGGTGGTGCGGCCAACGTCGCCCGTAATATTGCAGCCTTGGGGGCCGAGGCGACGCTGTTATCTGTGGTTGGGAACGATGAAGCCGGTTTATGTCTTGAAAAGCTGCTAGGTCAGCATGGCAATTTGACCGCGCTGTTGCATCGTGATCCCAGCGTTTCGACCATCATCAAACTGCGTGCCATTGCTCAGCAGCAGCAGTTGCTGCGCATCGATTTTGAAACGCCGCCCAGCCATGAAGTGTTGAATGCCGCGCTGGAGGATTATCGCGTCCAGTTGCCGCTGGCGGATGTCGTGATTTTGTCCGATTACGGCAAAGGCGGGCTGGCGCATATCGCACAAATGATCCAAATGGCGCGGGATGCAGGCAAACCCGTGCTGGTCGATCCTAAGGGCGAGGATTATGCGCGTTATCAGGGCGCTACCTTGCTCACGCCCAATCGCAGCGAATTTCGTCAGGTGGCGGGCGGCTGGCGCGATGAGGCTGAGTTAAATGTGAAAGCTCAGTCGTTACGCGCTAATTTGCAGCTCGATGCCCTGCTGGTCACGCGCAGTGAAGACGGTATGAGCTTGTACCGGGCGGATGATGTCCAGCATGAACCGACACACACGCGGGAAGTCTTCGATGTGAGCGGCGCAGGAGACACGGTGATCGCGACACTGGCGGTGATGCTGGCGGCCGGTGCGGATCTCCCCGATGCGATGCGCATCGCTAACCGTGCCGCGGGTATTGTCGTCGGCAAGCTGGGTACGGCGGTGGTGAGCCGTGAAGAAATTGTTAAAGACATGGAAGGCTAG
- the rfaD gene encoding ADP-glyceromanno-heptose 6-epimerase: MYYIVTGAAGFIGSNLVKALNERGERNIIAVDNLAKADKFRNLVDCEIADFMDKETFRKKIQEGFFDGLVKAVLHQGACSDTMESDGRYMMDNNYQYTLELLNYCQAEEIPFLYASSASVYGGGSVFRESREFESPLNVYAYSKFLFDQILRRRLAKSTAQVVGLRYFNVYGAREQHKGRMASVAFHFVNQYRAEGRVKLFEGCDGYGNGGQLRDFVSIEDVVKVNMYFLDHPEKSGIYNLGTGQAQSFNDVAVATINTLRAATGAPVLSLEALHEQGLISYIPFPDALRGKYQSFTQADITALRGTGYTEPFLSVEEGVGRYVGQMLSATQG, encoded by the coding sequence ATGTATTACATCGTCACAGGCGCCGCCGGTTTTATCGGTTCGAATCTCGTCAAAGCGCTGAATGAACGTGGTGAGCGCAACATCATCGCGGTGGATAATCTGGCGAAAGCGGATAAATTCAGAAATCTGGTCGATTGCGAGATCGCCGACTTTATGGATAAGGAAACCTTCCGGAAAAAAATTCAGGAAGGCTTTTTTGACGGGCTGGTAAAAGCCGTTCTTCATCAAGGGGCGTGTTCCGATACCATGGAATCCGACGGCCGCTACATGATGGACAATAATTACCAGTACACGCTGGAGTTGTTGAATTACTGCCAGGCGGAGGAAATTCCCTTCCTGTATGCATCATCCGCTTCGGTTTACGGGGGCGGGAGCGTGTTTCGCGAAAGTCGGGAATTTGAATCGCCGTTAAACGTCTACGCGTATTCAAAATTTTTGTTCGATCAGATTCTACGTCGCCGCTTGGCTAAGAGCACGGCGCAAGTGGTCGGTCTGCGCTATTTCAACGTCTATGGTGCACGTGAACAGCATAAGGGGCGGATGGCGTCGGTTGCGTTTCACTTCGTTAATCAATATCGCGCAGAAGGACGGGTGAAACTGTTTGAGGGCTGTGACGGCTATGGGAATGGCGGGCAGTTGCGCGATTTTGTCTCAATCGAAGACGTGGTCAAGGTGAATATGTATTTCCTCGACCATCCGGAAAAATCCGGTATTTATAATCTGGGAACCGGACAGGCGCAGAGCTTCAATGATGTGGCAGTCGCCACTATTAACACCTTGCGTGCAGCTACAGGTGCGCCCGTGCTGAGCCTTGAAGCGCTGCATGAGCAAGGCTTGATCAGCTACATTCCGTTTCCGGATGCGCTGCGCGGTAAGTATCAGAGTTTTACGCAAGCCGATATTACAGCACTGCGCGGCACAGGCTATACGGAGCCGTTTTTGTCTGTGGAAGAGGGCGTGGGGCGTTATGTCGGTCAGATGTTGAGCGCTACACAAGGTTGA